The sequence below is a genomic window from Salinispira pacifica.
CGAACCTTCTCCCGAAACTCAGGCTGATGCCCCTGTTCAGATACCTGAGCACACGGAAGGTGATTCAGATAACGATAATCTTACTCCCCGTGAAAAAGTGATGGGCTACTATCATCAGGGCAGAGAACTGGATGATATTGCTGCGCGAACCGGCCTTCCCCTTGGCGAAGTTGAGCTGATTATTGAACTTCACAAATAGCCTGTATACATATGTCCCATACATGAGAGAACATATTACATGAACAATCCCCAACAATCACATATCAGATATATTCACCAATCAGCGCAGAAATTTTTTCGCAAATCTGAGGCCTGGCAAAGCGATGAGGGTGCCGAAATGGTGCTCCAGGAGGCTCGAAGACGGGGCGGTGAAATGGGCCTGCGTGAGCTGCACTCCCTGCGCTCCTTGCTAATGTACGGCTCCTATCAATCCCTGATTCGGGCTGCAGATCAGCTGCACATGTTTCTCTATGACAGTTCACATGATATTGAACACAATTATCTCCAAGGCAACGATTCGGAACATGCCCCCCTGAAAACTCTGAAAAATCCGGGAGCGCTGGCAAAGAACTTCGGCGCCTCCTGCAGGAATTCAAAACAACCTGGAAAACCCAGTCCGGAAAAATGGAAGACAGCGAAAACCGTATGATGCCGGAAAAACAATCCAAGCCGTCAGTACTCCATCCGGTTTCAACCGATAATCCTGTATCAATCCATAATCCTGTGTCAGCCGATATTTCAGTGTCAGCCGAAAATCCTGTGTCCGTCAACAGCCAGACGGTGCGTATGCCGGATTACACACTGTTTGAAAAACCATTTGAACCAGGCCCCGCAAATGGATCCCGCTCTTTTCTACTTGGCATAGAATTCCAGAGCCGTGAAACACTCCCCAGCGCAAGAATATTCGTTGCCCTGAATGCTTTGAAACATCATGGAACTGTTGAAGCTCTACAACCTGATTTGCAGAAAATCAGAGAACTGGAAGCTGCCGGGCAATCTCCCCAAGTGGTTTTCCTGCTCTGTAAAAGTCCTAAGCCCGGCTTTGATCCCGAAGCGGCTATTAAAGATGCAGGGCTTAAGGTGTTTTTAATACTGCGGGTAGACTCAACATCCGGAGTCAGTCCTTCAGGCCATGAATGTGAATTGGACGAATACAACTCCGAGTCTTTCGGCATCAAGCTAGAGAAACAGGACATTCTATCAGTTTTCCGCTTCGCGTATAGCCGTCATGGGGAAGAAGAGCTGCCCCATCTTCTAAACCATTTGGATTCCGGTCAGCAATCTCCCGCAGCTCTTTTTCACTTCATAACTGTACACACACTCACTCAGCTAACACGATTCCCGGACAGAATGCTGAAGCTGAATCTTCAATGCAGGGTATCCTGTATTCACCCTCAAATCCAAATGCGGCTTAAGGAAATCTGCGCATTGGCGCTGAATAACAGTATCCGCCATGGAGAAAAGAACCTGGACATACACATTTCCCTTCTCCCCGATCAGGAAAAAACAATGGTTTTCCAGTATCGAGAGAATACCCCCCTCAGTACCGCACAAACTGAAGCTCACAACAGGGAACCCCGGCAAGCCTCTTCCCGAGAAACAAATCCGGCAGCCGGGATGGATGTAACGGATTCAATATCCGGCGCAGGACTTGGAATGGATGGAATCCGGCGCCTGGCCTTGAGCATCAGTCCAAAATCCAGCATGCCGGCAAAGGGCTCTTCAACAATAAACATCACCTTTTCCCGGGAGCTGAGCTATCAACCGTTGATCTACATAGAAGATTTGGGAGGAGAAATACGGGCTGTCCCCCTATACAGAGTTGCCGCAAGAGAACCGTTCGCCAAGGCCCGTCTAATCTACTCGGGAGAAAACTCCTGCCATTACAACACCAGAATGATGGGCCCCCAACCCCTTCACTTCGGGTACGAACTTTTGGAACAGTACAGTCTGGAAACTGAGGGCACGGGAGAGAAATCAAGGAATGAACCGCAAATCCTGCTGCTATATTGTCCCGGCGGCGGCTACGGTACATTTCTTATAAAGCGGGTAGTGGGGGCTGGAAGGGAGTTTGTATCTGTGGATGCTGATACTGTCTGGAGTGATCAGAAAGGATGCAGAGTTATCCTTTTATAACGCCCCAAACAATGTGGAAGTCAATCAAAATGCTGAATTCTCCGGTTAGCTAGGAAACACCACCTAACCGGAGGACTCAATGAATCCACTTCTTCCCCATTGCCCCAATCCCAGCTGCATCTACTTTGATGAAAGCGAGCTGATCCCCAACTGGTATTACATCCATGGCCGCTACTCCAGCAAAATCAATTATGGTATGCCCCGTTTCCGCTGCCGGGAATGCGGAAAAACCTTCGGTCACACCACCTTCTCCATCGATTACTACGTGAAAAAGCGGGTCGATTACAGCCGCCTCATCGCCGGACTGTGCAGCGGTTCCGGTCTCTGGGATATCACCCGTTTCACCGGCCATTCGGTGGATGTAATTCTCAACCGATTCGAGCGCCTGGCCCGGGCCGCCATCGCCGTACACTCAGATATCATGGCGGATCTGAATTTCGGCGAAAATCTGGTCATGGACGGCTTTGAATCGTTTTCAGTTTCCCAGTTCTACCCCAATAATATCAACATTGTGGCCGGAAGCAAGTCAGAATTTCTATATTCTCTTGGATATTCAGGGTTACGTCGAAAAGGAGCCAAGACGGAAAAGCAGAAACTCCGCCAGATTGAGCTGGAGAAAACGGCAAAAGCCCACCCGGAGGAGACAAAATGGAGCGTACAACACATTCTTGAGCATCTTTTTACCTGCCTGAAACAGAAATTGGGAGAAAAAGACTGGAACAGGACCCTCTTTACCGACAAGCATCGGGATTATCCCCGGGCGATGGAAGAGATTGAGGGGTTTGCCGGCAAGATCCTCCATGTGGCAATTTCCTCCAAGTTGACAAGAAATCATGCCAACCCGCTGTTCCCGGTGAATTATGCCGACCGGCAGTTTCGAAAAGATCTTTCGGATCATGTGAGAGAAACGGTGAAGTTCGCCCACTGCCCCAGTGCCATGATGAGCAGGATGAGCGTGTACCAGCTGTTTCACAACTGTCTGGTGTCCAGGCGGTTGACGGCGTACCGCAGAATGGATGACTCGACACATGCCGAGGCGGCCGGCTTGGAACCTGACAGGCTGTCACAGATTCTTGAGAACAGAATGTCCAGCCGGCCGTTTTTGAGCAAGCTGAATATCGACAGCGAAATGGAGAAAACCTGGAGGATGGGCTGGAAGATTCCCGGAGGGAAGCTTGGCAGATATGTTCCAAAGTTTATTGCAGCATGAGTTTATGGCAACATGAGATGGCCTCGGCGAGTTGGGCCTGACTGGTTCAGGGAAACGGGCTGCCTGGGTATGAGACAGAGAATACGCAGGGATTTCGGCTCTGGGGCTGTTTCCACATTGTTTGGGGCATAAAAAAAACGGTATGCCTGGACGTCGGAAAGCATACCGTTCAACGAGAGTCATCCTCTCTATTTATCATCTTCGGTGCGCTCCCGGAAATTCTTGACCCGTTTTTTGCTCTTGCGGATTAATTCCATGGTTTGTTGAGCTCCGGAGCCCAGTCTGGAATAGAGCGTTCTGCTGCGGCGCAGCGCTTCTTCAATATCCGGTGCATCGGGCAGCTTTGCAAGGCTTTCCATTACATCATTGATCAGAAAACCTGCTATCCGTCTGTTATCATCCCCAAGAAGCTGTGTGTCCAGATGATCCAGCAGCTGAAGCAGTTGTTCGAGGTTTGAATTGCCGGATTCATATTCTCTCATCTGGTCCAGAGCTTTTTCACACATCATGGAGATGCCGTTCAGCGATTCTGTCAGCGATTCAAGAATAAAAGTTGCATCGGATATCCTGATGTTTTGTCGAGGGTTGTCCTGGTGGGGGGCCATTCTTTCATGGATGTCGGTTCTCCTTTTCTCGCTATGAGGTATCTTTCCGGGATCAATATATTGAAAACCCGGAATGCGTCGGCTGAAAGGCGTGAGAGAATAGGTTTCGGGAGCGTCTGGCTTTCTCAGCTGATACTCAAACCAGTCGCAGAAAATATCCATCCGGGAATCACTGAGTATGGGGGTCCCTTCATAGCTTTCTCGTTCCACCGGATTTCCTGAGATGAGATATGAAAAACTCTGCTGTTCGCAGGGTTTGAATCGGCTGCCCCTGATTGCAAGGGTTTCCTCGATATATGAACCTTTGAAATGGGTTTGGTGTCCTGGAAAACCCATATCCAGACCCGCAGTGTATATGGGGCTGCAGCCCAGAAACCTCAGGAAATCCCATGCGGTGGTTGCAACAGATCCCCCTGATCCCAGGGAGGGCCGGGGAGGATACTGTTTTTCAAAGTATTCTCCAAGGGGAAACATGGATTTGCAAAACCGGGGCGTTCCGCCAAGGAGTCTGAATGTCCGGGGGTGAGCGGATGTCTCGCTGATGAGAATGGGCTGTATGGAATTACCGGGAAGGGAAAGCTCAGAAATACGTTCAAAGTGTTTGGTGTTCCAGTATTGGGGGTCTACAGCCAGTACAAAATCCGGATTAACACCATGTCGAAGGCAGAACGGATATGCCGTGTCCACTGCGCATACGGGCATTTTCCCTGCCAGGTTTTTTAATTCATGAGCCACTGATTCAATGCCCGGTCCTCCCGCTAAAAGGAGCGCCGGGCTGCCGGAAAATATCCCCTGGAGGGATGCAATATCCCCGCTCTGGTCGGTGAGAAAAAAGTTCTGGATGAGATTTTCCATCCATCGTTGCCCGAAGCGTTTCAGGGTGTTTCGGTTGATGGTATCCCGGTTGCTGAATCGCGCGCTGAGTTCCCGGATTCGATTGTACCAATCCCGATAAATTCTCTTATGCGCATCCAGGGAGAACAGGATGTAGCCTGCGTGAAACAATGCACTGAGCTCTTTTTCCCATGTGCCGCTGCTTTCTTCGTTCCAGGGTTCGGGGCAGATAATTCTGCATTCAGGTAAATCGGGTTCCCCCTGGTGAATCAGTTCAAGCCATTCAGCATGGGGTTCAAAGCAGACCACCTCGGCGTTGGGAAGGAGCTTCTGTATTGCATGGATATGATACCCTAAACCCAGGCCGAAAACCACGATTCCCGGGAGTTCCGGCTGCTTCCCGTCCAGAGCTTTTGCAGTGATTTTTTCCGCTTCCTTCACCGGGTTGCGCCTGCTGTGAAGGTGAATGGTTCCCAGTTCTGCACAGAGAATGCCCCGTTCATTCCGGTATATTTTTCCTCCGGGAAATTCAGGAGAGGGAGGGGTGGGATGATTACTCATTTTCCGACTCTCCTGAATCCGGGGGGGTGTCATCAAGATACAGGTTCAGTTCCATCCCTTCCTGGAAGGGAGTTCCCGGAGGAGGTGTCTGACGCTGTACCCAGCCGTTCCCGTGAATTCGCAAGGATAGATCTTCCCGTTCATAGAGCGCAAGCAGGGTTTTCAGGGGCAGCCCGCTGTAATCCGGTATCTGCGAGCTGATGGGCGGAAGCAGGGGTTCAGCAATTTCCAGAGATGAAGGAAGACCGGGAATTCTTTCACCACCGGCATCCAGCTGAAGATACGGGATAATAAACTCTCCCAGGTCTTTGATTACCGGAGCTGCGATTCTACCTCCCAGAAAACTGTCCCCCCTGGGATGCTGAATTACCACATACATGATCAGTTCCGGATTATCGCTTGGAAGTATGGCCAGTGTGCTGGCAATGAAGAGTTCATCGGAATACCGGCCGGTTTCCGGATCGATAACCTCTGCGGTGCCGGTTTTTACTGATATTTCCATTCCGTCGATAGCAGCTCTCCGACCGGTTCCTCCGCTGCCGCTGGCGGCATTCATGTATTCAAGAATTGCATCTGCCACCTCAGGCTCTAAAACCTCCCGTACCGGTGTTCGTCCGTATTCCCGGATAAGCTCTCCTGAGGGGCTCACAATGCGTTTGATGATGTGAGGCTTCAAGAGAACTCCCTCATTGGCGAGGGCGCTGGCCGCCTGCATCATCTGGATGGCGGTTACCCCGATTTCCTGACCGATGGCAATGGTGGGTTTACTTCTTCCTGACCAGCGCTCCACATCTGCGAGCAGTCCGGATTCTTCTCCGTTCAATTCGATTCCCGTGGGCTGACCGAATCCGAATCGACGGAGCAGATGGTAGAAGCTTTCCCGGTTCACCGTATCCGAGGCATAAGCGGCTCCCACATTGGAGCTGTACTGAATAATCCCCCTCGGGCCGATAACACCGTAATTACCCAGATCGGTGATGGGGATTGAGATACGGGGGTTGGTGTAGCCTCCGGATGTATTGAATCGGGAGCTGTCGGTTACTCCTCCCAGATGCATGAAGGAGGCCAGAGAGAATACTTTAAAAACCGACCCGGGTTCATAGCTCATTTGGATGGGACGGTTTCGCCGAACATCTTCATCAAACTCGTTGAAACGGTTGAGATCATAATCCGGTTTGCTTACATAGCTGAGCATATCTCCGTTTTTGGCATCCATCACCATGATCATCACCGAATCCGGTGAGTGCTGTTCCATCAGGTCTTCGGCGATCTGCTCAACGGCATTCTGAATAACGATATCGATGGTAAGAAAAATCTGACTGCCGTAGACTCTCTTCCGTGGATTGTCAGGAGCAGGACTCAAAAGCTCGTCCTGAGTGAACTCGATCCCTTCAAGGCCCGAATTATCGGTGCCGGTGAATCCGATAACATGGGAGGCTGAGTTGCCTTCAGGATACACCCTGCCCACATCTCTGCGCAGTGTTACCCCCGGCAGTTCACCCTGCTGTTTCAGGAGCTCAAGCACCTCGGCTTCCCCTGGAGTGATGGTTCGTTTTATCACCACGTCGCGGTTGGGAATGCTCAAGCGCTGAAGGATATCTTCCCGGGGGATATTCAGCACCCGGGAAAGCTGCTGGGCCGTAGCCTGAGAATCTTCAACATAGGGGGTCCACACGGTAACTGTGGGAAGTTCGCTTTGTATTGCCAGAAGTCTGCCATTACGGTCAAGGATCGGTCCTCTCTCTACATCAAGAACGCTGCCCGGCGGGTCGTACGTTTCTCCGGCGCTGAGCATGATTCGTCCATAATGAATGAGAAGGGTCACTGCAAAGAGCAGCAATGCTCCCCCCACAACGGCGATTCTCCGGTTTGACAACGATGTATTCACTGGAACCATATTACCGGGTATTCGGCTGCATTGGAAGATCCTGCGGAGGATGAGCGGTGGTGAAAATATCTTATTCTCCGGAACTCTCCGGTCGATAAGAACTATATGACCAGTATTATCAAACGTCAGATTGTTGAAGAGCGCTCCCATACCCGTCCGGAAAAAAACAGCCGCCGGAACGAACCGATGCGGCCTCTTGAAGTTATTTCCACTGATCCAGCTCGTCTCTGGAGCCAGGATAATAAACCGGGAAGAAAGAAGCTGTTCTCACGGGAAAAGCGGCAGAGCCTATCATCCAGCTCTCCGGCGATTATCAACTTCCCCGAAACAAGGCGGAAACCCTGGCCCGCAGGCGGAGGACCGGGAAAAGAGGGTAATGACCTTCAGATAAACTGGATCGATCTGCTGTTCATGTCCA
It includes:
- a CDS encoding motility associated factor glycosyltransferase family protein, which produces MSNHPTPPSPEFPGGKIYRNERGILCAELGTIHLHSRRNPVKEAEKITAKALDGKQPELPGIVVFGLGLGYHIHAIQKLLPNAEVVCFEPHAEWLELIHQGEPDLPECRIICPEPWNEESSGTWEKELSALFHAGYILFSLDAHKRIYRDWYNRIRELSARFSNRDTINRNTLKRFGQRWMENLIQNFFLTDQSGDIASLQGIFSGSPALLLAGGPGIESVAHELKNLAGKMPVCAVDTAYPFCLRHGVNPDFVLAVDPQYWNTKHFERISELSLPGNSIQPILISETSAHPRTFRLLGGTPRFCKSMFPLGEYFEKQYPPRPSLGSGGSVATTAWDFLRFLGCSPIYTAGLDMGFPGHQTHFKGSYIEETLAIRGSRFKPCEQQSFSYLISGNPVERESYEGTPILSDSRMDIFCDWFEYQLRKPDAPETYSLTPFSRRIPGFQYIDPGKIPHSEKRRTDIHERMAPHQDNPRQNIRISDATFILESLTESLNGISMMCEKALDQMREYESGNSNLEQLLQLLDHLDTQLLGDDNRRIAGFLINDVMESLAKLPDAPDIEEALRRSRTLYSRLGSGAQQTMELIRKSKKRVKNFRERTEDDK
- a CDS encoding penicillin-binding transpeptidase domain-containing protein, whose amino-acid sequence is MNTSLSNRRIAVVGGALLLFAVTLLIHYGRIMLSAGETYDPPGSVLDVERGPILDRNGRLLAIQSELPTVTVWTPYVEDSQATAQQLSRVLNIPREDILQRLSIPNRDVVIKRTITPGEAEVLELLKQQGELPGVTLRRDVGRVYPEGNSASHVIGFTGTDNSGLEGIEFTQDELLSPAPDNPRKRVYGSQIFLTIDIVIQNAVEQIAEDLMEQHSPDSVMIMVMDAKNGDMLSYVSKPDYDLNRFNEFDEDVRRNRPIQMSYEPGSVFKVFSLASFMHLGGVTDSSRFNTSGGYTNPRISIPITDLGNYGVIGPRGIIQYSSNVGAAYASDTVNRESFYHLLRRFGFGQPTGIELNGEESGLLADVERWSGRSKPTIAIGQEIGVTAIQMMQAASALANEGVLLKPHIIKRIVSPSGELIREYGRTPVREVLEPEVADAILEYMNAASGSGGTGRRAAIDGMEISVKTGTAEVIDPETGRYSDELFIASTLAILPSDNPELIMYVVIQHPRGDSFLGGRIAAPVIKDLGEFIIPYLQLDAGGERIPGLPSSLEIAEPLLPPISSQIPDYSGLPLKTLLALYEREDLSLRIHGNGWVQRQTPPPGTPFQEGMELNLYLDDTPPDSGESENE